The Deferribacterota bacterium genome includes a window with the following:
- a CDS encoding nitroreductase family protein, whose amino-acid sequence MNECIKYIKNRRSINYFDSEKKIDRNLLNELLELANLSPSSINLQPWEVIIVEKDENKKLLRECAFNQPKVEEASAVLIIIANPKAVEENIDRVLNNWVKIGNITSDKIDIYKNTAKKLYSDDYKSYKRSIFSVKNTSFFAMSIMISARFLGLETHPMDGFDEAKIKDTFNIDNYKIIPLLIAIGYPAKNIKLNKRGERRKLVEFVRYL is encoded by the coding sequence ATGAATGAATGTATAAAATATATAAAGAATAGAAGGTCAATTAACTACTTTGATAGTGAGAAAAAAATTGATAGAAACTTGTTAAACGAACTATTAGAATTAGCCAACCTTTCACCCTCTTCAATAAATCTGCAGCCTTGGGAAGTAATTATTGTAGAAAAGGATGAAAACAAAAAATTATTAAGAGAGTGTGCTTTTAATCAACCAAAGGTAGAAGAAGCAAGTGCTGTATTAATAATAATAGCTAATCCAAAGGCAGTTGAAGAAAACATAGATAGAGTATTGAATAATTGGGTTAAAATTGGTAATATTACCAGTGATAAAATAGATATATACAAGAATACGGCCAAAAAGTTATATTCTGATGATTACAAATCATATAAAAGGTCTATTTTCTCAGTAAAAAATACCTCATTTTTCGCAATGAGCATAATGATAAGCGCAAGATTTTTGGGTCTTGAAACCCATCCAATGGACGGTTTTGATGAGGCAAAAATAAAAGATACATTTAATATCGATAACTACAAAATAATACCATTACTTATAGCTATAGGATATCCCGCAAAAAATATAAAATTAAACAAACGAGGAGAAAGGAGAAAGCTTGTAGAATTTGTTCGTTATTTATAA
- the flgM gene encoding flagellar biosynthesis anti-sigma factor FlgM, translating to MQIEDKTNISSFENLKDVNKQAEVKRKQLESSKVKTNKTTNVNNSDKVDISQDAYKTNEMVNTLKEMPDIRYDKVDALKRDIDSGNYNVEGKMVADKIMKDISEGKY from the coding sequence ATGCAAATAGAGGATAAAACAAATATAAGCAGTTTTGAAAACCTAAAAGATGTTAATAAGCAAGCTGAAGTAAAGAGAAAACAGTTAGAGAGTAGTAAAGTAAAGACAAATAAGACTACTAATGTTAATAACAGTGATAAAGTAGATATATCACAAGATGCATATAAGACAAATGAGATGGTTAATACATTAAAAGAGATGCCAGATATAAGATATGACAAGGTAGATGCCCTAAAAAGGGATATTGATTCAGGTAATTATAATGTAGAGGGTAAAATGGTAGCTGACAAGATTATGAAAGATATATCAGAAGGTAAATATTAA